A part of Hyphomicrobiales bacterium genomic DNA contains:
- a CDS encoding tetratricopeptide repeat protein, with amino-acid sequence MKQLRTAWPLLLGLVIAGCQSNSSFIELEAVDPATASSGNIASLTEVIRNSPNNAAAFNTRGSAYGSATRFKLALADFNEALRIDNDFYQAYANRALVLRATGNQQGALQDYNKALRINRSYDVAYIGRGNLYRTQGRADDALRDYNQAISLGTTDPRAFHNRGLLFQINNRNNEAIDDFTTAISLAPRAAAPWNGRGASYLAIGNVKSALVDFNEALRRDRSSHTAWTNRGFAEEQLGDKRSAKTSFQRALRVKPKHKPAVDGLARVSAKPKDA; translated from the coding sequence ATGAAACAACTTAGAACCGCATGGCCGCTTTTGCTTGGCTTGGTTATTGCTGGTTGTCAGAGTAATAGTTCATTTATTGAACTTGAAGCGGTTGATCCAGCGACAGCGTCTTCTGGCAATATAGCGTCATTAACTGAAGTTATTCGTAACAGTCCCAATAATGCAGCAGCGTTTAACACACGCGGCTCTGCTTATGGTTCAGCGACTCGTTTTAAACTTGCTTTGGCTGATTTCAATGAAGCCCTGCGCATTGATAATGATTTTTATCAAGCTTATGCAAACCGTGCGCTTGTTCTGCGTGCAACAGGCAATCAGCAAGGCGCTCTTCAAGACTACAACAAGGCTCTACGAATAAACCGCTCTTATGATGTGGCTTATATTGGGCGCGGTAATTTATATCGTACGCAAGGCAGAGCTGATGATGCGCTTAGAGATTACAATCAAGCAATTTCTTTAGGCACAACAGATCCGAGAGCATTTCATAACCGTGGATTATTGTTCCAGATTAATAATCGCAACAATGAAGCCATTGACGATTTTACAACCGCAATTTCATTAGCTCCCCGTGCTGCTGCGCCTTGGAATGGCCGTGGCGCAAGTTATTTGGCGATTGGGAATGTGAAAAGTGCGCTGGTCGACTTCAATGAAGCGCTGCGACGGGACAGAAGCTCGCACACGGCTTGGACGAATAGAGGATTTGCGGAAGAGCAGCTTGGCGATAAACGCTCTGCGAAAACTTCTTTTCAGCGGGCTTTGCGCGTGAAACCAAAACATAAGCCAGCTGTAGACGGATTGGCGCGTGTAAGCGCAAAACCTAAAGATGCTTAA
- the rpsU gene encoding 30S ribosomal protein S21 produces MQVLVRDNNVDQALRALKKKMQREGIFREMKLRNFYEKPSEKRAREKAEAIRRTRKLARKKMQREGLLPSKPRR; encoded by the coding sequence GTGCAAGTACTGGTTCGTGACAACAATGTTGACCAAGCGCTTCGTGCGCTGAAAAAGAAAATGCAACGTGAAGGCATTTTCCGTGAAATGAAGCTTCGTAATTTTTATGAGAAGCCGTCTGAAAAAAGAGCGCGTGAAAAGGCTGAAGCCATTCGCCGCACGCGCAAACTTGCGCGCAAAAAGATGCAGCGCGAAGGTCTCTTGCCAAGCAAGCCTCGCCGCTAG
- a CDS encoding 5-(carboxyamino)imidazole ribonucleotide synthase, with amino-acid sequence MMNKTRIGDDEALPLGGTIGILGGGQLGRMLALAASPLGFRCHVYSATTGPAFDVCVEGMTAKYEDRAALAEFAKSVDVVTYEFENIPVSTVEFLSQFCPVRPNPRALEVSQDRLVEKQFLQKCGATVAGFAAIETGAELEEALAEFGGNGVLKTRRFGYDGKGQVMLRAEKPMPAVEAVNELGSVPLILEELIPFSREVSVIAVRGLNGETCSYDVAENVHENHILKTSTLPANLTDQAKADARLIAEKILSELEYVGTMGVEFFVVDEGGETRLLVNEIAPRVHNSGHWTMDACSYSQFEQHMRAVAGWPLQPCDRHADVVMTNLLGDDIHNWADYAKERNVHFHDYAKHQVKAGRKMGHINRLSPIR; translated from the coding sequence ATGATGAATAAGACGCGCATTGGTGATGATGAGGCGCTTCCACTTGGAGGCACAATCGGCATTTTGGGCGGCGGACAACTTGGCCGGATGCTCGCTTTAGCGGCAAGTCCTCTTGGATTTCGCTGCCATGTATACAGCGCAACGACAGGCCCAGCCTTTGATGTTTGCGTTGAAGGAATGACCGCAAAATATGAGGACCGCGCCGCCTTGGCAGAATTTGCCAAAAGCGTTGATGTGGTCACTTATGAGTTTGAAAACATTCCGGTTTCTACCGTTGAATTCTTATCCCAGTTTTGCCCTGTAAGGCCTAATCCACGGGCGCTGGAAGTGTCTCAGGACCGTTTGGTTGAAAAGCAGTTTTTACAAAAATGTGGTGCCACCGTTGCAGGATTTGCAGCTATTGAAACGGGTGCAGAGCTTGAAGAGGCGCTGGCTGAGTTTGGTGGAAATGGGGTCTTGAAAACCAGACGCTTTGGTTATGATGGCAAGGGGCAGGTGATGCTCCGCGCTGAAAAACCAATGCCTGCAGTTGAGGCCGTCAATGAGTTAGGCAGTGTGCCGCTAATATTGGAAGAACTCATCCCGTTTAGCCGTGAAGTTTCTGTTATTGCTGTGCGTGGATTGAATGGTGAAACTTGTAGTTATGATGTTGCAGAAAATGTGCATGAAAATCACATTCTAAAAACATCCACTTTACCAGCCAACCTCACAGATCAAGCAAAAGCTGACGCACGGCTTATTGCTGAGAAAATTCTGAGCGAACTTGAATATGTGGGCACAATGGGCGTTGAGTTCTTTGTGGTTGATGAAGGTGGCGAAACTCGATTGCTAGTCAATGAAATTGCGCCACGGGTTCACAATTCTGGTCACTGGACGATGGATGCTTGCTCTTATTCGCAGTTTGAGCAGCACATGCGCGCCGTCGCTGGCTGGCCTTTGCAGCCTTGTGATCGTCATGCAGATGTGGTGATGACCAATCTGCTTGGTGATGATATTCACAATTGGGCTGACTATGCCAAGGAACGTAACGTTCATTTCCATGATTACGCCAAGCATCAGGTTAAGGCAGGGCGTAAAATGGGACATATCAACCGTTTGAGCCCTATTAGATAA
- the purE gene encoding 5-(carboxyamino)imidazole ribonucleotide mutase, translated as MGDKSPRVAIIMGSQSDWPTMKHGADILDELGVSYDAKIVSAHRTPDRLVEFSKGAKDAGYQVVIAGAGGAAHLPGMCAAMTPLPVFGVPVQSKALSGQDSLLSIVQMPAGIPVGTLAIGKAGAANAALLSAAVLALQDSDLAEKLDQWRAAQTAKIAEEPHDE; from the coding sequence ATGGGTGATAAGTCCCCAAGAGTTGCAATTATTATGGGTAGCCAGTCTGATTGGCCAACCATGAAGCATGGCGCGGATATCCTTGATGAGTTGGGTGTGAGCTATGATGCGAAGATCGTTTCAGCCCACCGAACACCAGATCGCCTCGTGGAATTTTCCAAAGGGGCGAAAGACGCAGGCTATCAAGTTGTCATCGCGGGTGCGGGGGGAGCAGCCCACCTGCCAGGTATGTGTGCTGCCATGACGCCATTGCCTGTGTTCGGTGTGCCTGTTCAGTCAAAAGCGCTTTCAGGTCAAGATAGTCTTTTATCGATCGTTCAAATGCCCGCGGGCATTCCTGTTGGTACGCTTGCCATTGGCAAAGCGGGGGCGGCCAATGCGGCACTCCTTTCTGCGGCTGTTTTGGCCCTTCAAGATAGTGATTTAGCTGAGAAGCTCGATCAATGGCGTGCGGCCCAAACGGCAAAAATTGCGGAAGAGCCGCATGATGAATAA
- a CDS encoding GGDEF domain-containing protein translates to MMAVDINDLSPEAQSHISALAEENDHLKKQIEKLAKIAVEDELTGLLNRRGFSRSLNSAVSYAHRYSVPACLLYIDLNEFKQINDTYGHQTGDFMLKTVGYRLQRQVRQSDIVARLGGDEFAVLLWHVNHETAQTRGAKIMDGICKPLVKISKQVETHIKASAGVTILEKNDTAETLLERADQAMYKAKRRFKSAG, encoded by the coding sequence ATGATGGCTGTTGACATTAACGACCTATCACCGGAAGCGCAGTCCCATATTTCTGCCTTGGCTGAAGAGAATGATCACCTCAAAAAGCAGATAGAAAAGCTCGCAAAAATTGCTGTTGAAGACGAGTTAACAGGGCTTTTAAATCGGCGCGGGTTTTCGCGCTCACTTAATAGCGCCGTCTCTTATGCCCACCGATATTCAGTACCCGCTTGTCTTTTATATATAGATCTCAACGAATTCAAGCAGATCAACGACACATATGGCCATCAAACAGGCGATTTTATGCTAAAGACGGTTGGCTATCGACTACAAAGGCAAGTTCGTCAATCAGACATCGTGGCCCGATTAGGCGGCGATGAGTTCGCGGTTTTGTTGTGGCATGTCAATCACGAAACAGCCCAAACTCGCGGCGCTAAAATCATGGATGGCATTTGCAAACCGCTTGTAAAAATATCCAAGCAAGTTGAAACGCACATTAAAGCCTCAGCGGGTGTCACTATTTTAGAAAAAAACGATACAGCGGAAACATTGCTAGAGCGTGCCGACCAAGCCATGTACAAAGCAAAGCGCCGATTTAAAAGCGCGGGCTAA
- a CDS encoding DUF465 domain-containing protein: MTDDEEKEIRIEIGKLRQEHRDLDAAIDALMEAGKSDPLRVQRLKKQKLRLRDKITAMEDGLFPDIIA; the protein is encoded by the coding sequence GTGACAGACGATGAAGAAAAAGAAATCCGAATTGAAATCGGAAAATTGCGACAAGAGCACCGTGATTTAGACGCAGCGATTGATGCGTTAATGGAAGCGGGTAAGTCTGACCCGCTTAGGGTCCAGCGTTTAAAAAAACAAAAGTTGCGATTGCGTGATAAAATCACAGCGATGGAAGATGGCCTCTTTCCAGATATTATTGCTTAA
- a CDS encoding DUF465 domain-containing protein, whose product MSMESHLEELNKRHSNLEQQIKSAGMHPSQNPLEIAALKRKKLHLKDQIHRLSVEEVHH is encoded by the coding sequence ATGTCGATGGAATCGCATCTTGAAGAACTAAACAAACGGCATAGCAACCTAGAACAGCAGATTAAATCTGCTGGTATGCATCCAAGCCAAAATCCGCTGGAAATTGCTGCCCTCAAAAGAAAAAAACTACATTTGAAAGATCAAATTCATCGTCTTTCCGTAGAAGAAGTGCACCATTAA